Proteins from a single region of Cytophagaceae bacterium:
- a CDS encoding SUMF1/EgtB/PvdO family nonheme iron enzyme yields the protein MNKQFSNLLVKAFLILAPMVMLQSCSFFNKTMEKVGLGKGKGSNASDPLDGIRNGEVVATARKGYKQTAPSGMVLIPAGSFTMGQTDEDIMSSRITLNKRVTISPFYMDDTEISNHEYRMFVNSIMADSISVLGEEFIMTNLYPDTTVWKKDFTYHNGDQLTENYYNNPAFDMYPVVGVSWDAATYFCKWRTSLYNNFRAENELFRSPKFRLPSEAEWEWAAKGGKDGAKYPWGNPYVANGKGCYLANFKPYRGNYQKDGYQYTAPVNAFNVNDYGLYNMAGNVAEWTQDAFSDSYMPVTWDLNPSYDKDDEPRKVVKGGSWKDVAYFLETGSTTYEYRTATRSYIGFRCVMDRLGTVPGRE from the coding sequence ATGAACAAGCAATTTTCAAATCTTTTAGTTAAAGCCTTTTTAATTTTGGCTCCCATGGTTATGCTACAAAGTTGTAGCTTTTTCAATAAAACTATGGAAAAAGTGGGGTTGGGGAAAGGAAAAGGCAGCAACGCAAGCGACCCGCTCGATGGAATACGAAATGGTGAAGTAGTAGCCACCGCTCGTAAAGGTTATAAACAGACTGCTCCAAGTGGAATGGTGTTGATTCCGGCAGGTTCTTTTACAATGGGTCAAACTGACGAGGATATCATGTCTTCAAGAATAACCCTGAATAAAAGAGTTACCATTTCTCCATTTTATATGGATGATACCGAAATCTCTAATCATGAGTACAGAATGTTTGTGAATTCTATCATGGCTGATTCAATTTCAGTATTGGGAGAAGAATTTATTATGACAAATCTCTATCCTGATACTACTGTTTGGAAAAAAGATTTCACTTATCACAATGGTGACCAGTTGACCGAAAATTATTACAACAATCCGGCTTTTGATATGTATCCGGTAGTAGGTGTAAGCTGGGATGCTGCAACCTATTTTTGCAAATGGAGAACCAGTCTTTACAACAATTTCCGTGCTGAAAATGAACTTTTTCGCTCACCAAAATTCCGTTTGCCTTCAGAAGCAGAATGGGAATGGGCCGCAAAAGGGGGAAAAGACGGTGCAAAATATCCTTGGGGTAACCCTTACGTAGCCAATGGCAAAGGATGTTATCTGGCTAACTTCAAACCTTATCGTGGTAACTACCAAAAGGATGGATACCAATACACTGCTCCTGTAAATGCCTTCAATGTAAATGATTACGGTCTATACAATATGGCGGGTAACGTGGCAGAATGGACTCAGGATGCTTTCTCAGACAGCTACATGCCAGTCACCTGGGACTTAAATCCTTCTTATGACAAAGATGATGAGCCTCGCAAAGTAGTAAAAGGCGGTTCATGGAAAGACGTAGCGTATTTCCTTGAAACTGGTTCAACCACCTATGAATACCGCACTGCCACCAGATCATATATCGGTTTCAGATGCGTGATGGACAGATTGGGAACAGTTCCGGGAAGAGAATAA
- the gatB gene encoding Asp-tRNA(Asn)/Glu-tRNA(Gln) amidotransferase subunit GatB: protein MKYDVVIGLEVHCQLNTASKIFAADPNVFGSEPNTNISVITLAHPGVLPKLNEKAVSSAIKLGLAFDCKINQFNYFDRKNYFYPDLPKGYQVSQDKEPICIGGKVKFLIKKGKVFEKHSVDLHHIHMEEDAGKSVHDSDDTYTLLDYNRAGTPLLEIVSEPCMTSPEEAGGYLTEIRKMVRFLGISDGNMEEGSLRADLNVSLKPKGSEKLGTKVEIKNMNSIRFLQKAAEYEIERQSEILNAGGTILQETRSFDPEKGKTFGMRVKETMNDYRYFPEPDLAPVIISDEELNEAKTRMPELPLFLFEKYTAVYGLMEEHAYLLTEERELSEYFEEIIKVTSNKKSAANWVLSNIKGALNDSGKSISEFEITPEKIGQLINAIDEGKISNSAAQTLMNLLINNPEGDIIELAQSNNLIQTGDQDALSEWIDEVLAQNADKVNEYKKGKKGLMGMFVGEVMKKSKGSADPRKLNQLLLEKLK, encoded by the coding sequence ATGAAATACGATGTTGTGATAGGACTTGAAGTTCACTGCCAGTTAAATACCGCCAGCAAGATATTTGCTGCAGATCCCAATGTATTTGGAAGTGAGCCCAATACCAACATCAGCGTGATTACCCTGGCACACCCGGGTGTATTGCCTAAATTAAATGAAAAAGCAGTTTCTTCTGCCATAAAACTCGGTCTGGCTTTTGATTGTAAAATAAATCAGTTTAATTATTTCGACCGAAAAAACTATTTCTACCCTGATCTTCCCAAAGGATATCAGGTTTCGCAGGACAAAGAACCGATTTGTATCGGAGGTAAGGTGAAATTCCTGATCAAAAAAGGTAAGGTATTTGAAAAACATTCGGTGGATTTACATCATATCCACATGGAAGAAGATGCCGGGAAGTCGGTACATGATTCAGATGACACTTATACATTGCTTGATTATAATCGTGCGGGCACTCCCCTACTCGAAATCGTTTCGGAACCTTGCATGACAAGTCCGGAAGAAGCCGGTGGCTATCTTACAGAAATCAGGAAAATGGTGCGTTTTCTGGGAATAAGCGACGGTAACATGGAAGAAGGCTCACTTAGAGCTGACTTAAACGTATCATTGAAGCCGAAAGGAAGTGAAAAATTAGGCACTAAAGTCGAAATCAAGAACATGAATTCTATAAGATTTCTTCAAAAAGCCGCCGAATATGAAATAGAACGGCAATCGGAGATATTGAATGCCGGTGGAACCATTTTACAGGAAACCCGAAGTTTTGACCCCGAAAAAGGTAAAACTTTTGGCATGAGAGTAAAAGAAACTATGAATGACTATCGTTATTTCCCTGAACCGGATTTAGCTCCAGTGATTATTTCAGATGAAGAACTCAATGAAGCAAAAACCAGAATGCCGGAATTGCCACTTTTTCTTTTTGAAAAATATACCGCGGTTTATGGCTTAATGGAGGAACACGCCTACTTACTTACCGAAGAAAGGGAATTAAGTGAGTATTTTGAAGAAATTATAAAAGTAACCTCAAATAAGAAATCTGCTGCCAATTGGGTACTCAGCAACATAAAAGGTGCATTAAATGATTCAGGAAAAAGTATTTCTGAATTTGAAATAACTCCTGAAAAAATCGGTCAGCTAATAAATGCTATCGATGAGGGTAAAATCAGTAATTCGGCCGCTCAAACGTTAATGAATTTGTTAATTAACAATCCGGAGGGTGATATTATTGAGCTTGCACAGTCTAATAATCTGATTCAGACCGGTGATCAGGATGCCCTGAGTGAATGGATTGACGAAGTGCTGGCACAAAATGCGGATAAAGTAAATGAATATAAAAAAGGCAAAAAAGGTTTAATGGGAATGTTTGTGGGAGAAGTGATGAAAAAATCCAAAGGCTCTGCTGACCCAAGAAAATTAAATCAACTGCTTTTGGAAAAATTAAAGTAA
- the gldL gene encoding gliding motility protein GldL: MAASNGPSAFWDKFIPFFYSIGAAVVIVGAMGKIMHYDWASIALPIGLGTEALIFIIYALQSYLRPVSEYQWEKVYPELSPEFKGELPARSAAPQTSGLGLTAKMDDMLANAKITPDIFDGLKTSFQNLSSSISNITEVANATISTGDFNNKMKEASGKMGDLNTSLTSAVSSMMNMSDATKDAQEYRNQFQRISQNMGALNAVYEIELQDTNRHLKSMNSFYANLSSAMEDMSEASKDTQQFKAELNKLTGNLASLNNVYGSMLSAMKGNMM, translated from the coding sequence ATGGCAGCAAGTAACGGACCAAGTGCATTCTGGGACAAATTTATTCCATTCTTTTATAGTATCGGTGCCGCAGTTGTAATCGTAGGTGCAATGGGTAAAATCATGCACTATGACTGGGCAAGTATAGCTCTTCCCATCGGATTGGGTACTGAAGCTTTAATCTTTATCATTTACGCCTTACAATCATATCTTAGACCGGTTTCAGAATATCAGTGGGAGAAAGTATATCCTGAATTGTCTCCCGAATTTAAAGGCGAATTGCCTGCTCGTTCTGCCGCTCCTCAAACCTCTGGATTAGGATTGACAGCTAAAATGGACGATATGTTGGCCAATGCTAAAATCACTCCGGACATTTTTGATGGATTGAAAACCAGTTTTCAAAATCTTTCAAGCTCAATTTCTAATATCACCGAAGTAGCAAATGCAACTATTTCGACAGGAGATTTTAACAACAAAATGAAGGAAGCTTCCGGTAAAATGGGAGATCTAAATACAAGTTTGACCTCAGCTGTAAGCTCAATGATGAATATGTCTGATGCCACAAAAGATGCTCAGGAATACAGAAATCAGTTCCAGAGAATATCTCAGAACATGGGTGCTCTTAATGCAGTTTATGAAATTGAACTACAGGATACTAACCGTCACCTGAAATCAATGAATTCTTTCTATGCCAACCTTTCTTCAGCTATGGAAGATATGTCAGAGGCATCAAAAGATACCCAACAGTTCAAAGCAGAATTGAACAAGCTTACTGGTAACCTGGCATCGCTAAACAATGTATATGGAAGTATGTTGTCGGCTATGAAAGGTAATATGATGTAA
- a CDS encoding MerC domain-containing protein, whose amino-acid sequence MKNKNFSESFKGFKSDILGISSASLCVVHCLFTPVLMAILSSFSWWHELSLFFLVISFYSAYETTRHNEFNKFQTIIWLSFILLTTCIIFEEDYNILHEVSYLASFGLIMGHILNIRHCQKCKSN is encoded by the coding sequence ATGAAAAATAAAAATTTTTCTGAATCATTTAAAGGTTTCAAATCTGATATTCTTGGCATCAGCAGTGCTTCTCTATGCGTAGTCCATTGTTTATTTACACCGGTTTTGATGGCTATACTTTCTAGTTTTTCATGGTGGCATGAGCTTTCTCTGTTTTTTTTGGTAATTAGTTTTTACTCTGCTTATGAAACAACTAGACACAATGAGTTTAACAAATTTCAAACAATAATATGGCTAAGCTTCATATTATTAACCACTTGTATAATTTTCGAAGAAGATTATAATATTTTACATGAAGTTAGTTATCTGGCCAGTTTTGGTTTGATAATGGGTCATATTCTTAACATTCGACATTGCCAAAAATGTAAATCAAATTAA
- the gldM gene encoding gliding motility protein GldM: protein MAGGKESPRQKMINMMYLVLTAMLALQVSNAILQKFVVLNNSLQQANKAADDSNKRTMAAMNEAIDKAGNKPEYRSLYHKGEEIRKRTSELVTYIEGLKSTIIEQAGGGVDAETGGIKNLAEEEKVANIFVKNKKGYELKTKLEEYVKYLNSVNPALKLPSLALDAKHDPAMAETDAITKSKDFAELMFAQTPVPAALAGLSQKQSDIRRYESELLDYLAQQVGAKEIKFDKIFAVVIPDSRTVVAGQTYKADIAIGAYSSAITPRISINGSGLPIKDGKGTYEVRTQGGNFDANGQLKRSYTATVSFPKPDGSMETQTTTEEYTVLKPSVEIMSGSMPPLYFKCANRLQTSSPGLGSLFKPTFGGSGAEFIPAGGGKLTIMPTSAKVSLEVKNDGLVLGTFPFSVRRVPKPTISISVNGNRVSDEVVKKGLPVSSARQINAVALADDDFKVTNPEDANFKVTSYDVFLANGTRPKGSKKGLSGAANIGDIMQNAEGGDRLLIVVNKVERRNFKGEIETVPVGEYTVSIPLR, encoded by the coding sequence ATGGCCGGTGGTAAAGAAAGTCCACGTCAGAAGATGATCAACATGATGTATCTTGTTCTGACTGCGATGCTCGCCCTTCAAGTCAGCAATGCGATTTTACAGAAATTCGTTGTCCTTAACAACTCCTTGCAACAAGCCAATAAAGCCGCAGATGATTCAAACAAGCGGACAATGGCAGCAATGAACGAGGCAATTGATAAAGCAGGTAATAAACCAGAATACAGATCTTTATATCACAAGGGTGAAGAAATAAGAAAAAGAACTTCTGAACTTGTAACTTATATTGAAGGTTTAAAATCAACAATAATTGAACAAGCCGGTGGTGGTGTAGATGCAGAAACAGGTGGTATCAAAAACCTCGCTGAAGAGGAAAAAGTAGCCAATATTTTTGTGAAAAATAAAAAAGGTTATGAGCTGAAAACCAAATTGGAAGAATATGTAAAATATCTAAATTCAGTTAATCCTGCCCTAAAATTGCCTTCTCTAGCTTTAGATGCAAAACATGACCCGGCTATGGCTGAAACGGATGCAATAACCAAAAGCAAGGACTTTGCAGAATTGATGTTTGCTCAGACTCCCGTTCCAGCTGCTTTGGCAGGACTTAGTCAAAAGCAATCAGACATAAGAAGATATGAATCAGAACTTCTGGATTATCTTGCTCAGCAAGTAGGTGCCAAAGAAATCAAGTTTGATAAGATTTTTGCGGTTGTAATTCCTGACTCAAGAACTGTTGTTGCGGGTCAAACTTACAAAGCCGACATTGCCATTGGTGCGTATTCGAGTGCTATTACGCCTAGAATCAGTATCAACGGATCAGGATTGCCGATAAAAGATGGTAAAGGAACTTATGAGGTACGTACTCAAGGAGGAAACTTTGATGCCAATGGTCAGTTAAAACGTAGTTATACTGCTACAGTGTCTTTCCCTAAACCAGACGGTTCTATGGAAACTCAAACCACAACAGAAGAATATACAGTGTTAAAACCTTCTGTTGAGATTATGTCAGGGTCGATGCCTCCTTTGTATTTCAAATGTGCAAACAGACTTCAAACTTCCTCTCCCGGTCTGGGAAGTTTATTTAAGCCAACTTTTGGAGGATCAGGTGCAGAATTTATACCTGCAGGTGGTGGAAAATTGACTATCATGCCTACTTCAGCTAAAGTTTCTTTGGAAGTTAAAAATGATGGATTGGTATTAGGCACATTTCCTTTCAGTGTAAGACGTGTACCTAAACCTACTATTTCGATTAGTGTAAATGGTAACAGAGTGAGTGATGAAGTTGTAAAAAAAGGTTTACCAGTTTCCTCTGCCAGGCAAATCAATGCAGTTGCACTTGCCGATGATGATTTCAAGGTTACTAATCCGGAGGATGCCAATTTTAAAGTAACCAGCTATGATGTTTTCTTAGCGAATGGCACAAGACCCAAAGGAAGTAAAAAAGGACTTTCAGGTGCAGCAAATATTGGTGATATCATGCAAAATGCAGAGGGCGGAGACAGACTATTAATAGTTGTCAATAAAGTTGAAAGAAGAAACTTTAAAGGTGAAATTGAAACTGTGCCGGTTGGAGAATATACGGTATCGATTCCTTTAAGATAG
- a CDS encoding DUF3299 domain-containing protein yields MKSKVFLFFLLVNSFLIIAQDIPVQKINWGTLRDVKFTRKFNQEYQLDFFYPTFGSNLLKLQGKIVEIKGYVIPVNQNVFVLSAKPMASCFFCGGSGPESIVQLNFSKKNRFNTDQVITVKGKLRLNADNVDDLNYILDDASLVQIH; encoded by the coding sequence ATGAAAAGCAAAGTTTTCCTTTTTTTTCTCCTGGTAAATTCTTTTTTAATAATAGCCCAGGATATTCCGGTTCAAAAAATAAATTGGGGCACACTGAGAGATGTAAAATTTACAAGAAAATTTAACCAGGAATATCAATTAGATTTCTTCTACCCCACTTTTGGCAGCAATCTATTGAAGCTTCAGGGCAAAATCGTTGAAATCAAAGGATATGTTATCCCTGTTAATCAAAATGTTTTTGTACTCTCAGCAAAACCCATGGCATCTTGTTTCTTCTGTGGCGGCTCGGGTCCCGAATCAATAGTGCAACTTAATTTTTCGAAAAAAAACCGGTTTAACACAGATCAAGTGATTACGGTAAAAGGAAAGCTTAGGTTAAATGCCGACAATGTCGATGATTTGAATTATATCCTTGATGATGCAAGTTTAGTTCAGATTCATTGA
- the gldN gene encoding gliding motility protein GldN, with translation MKKIKVLSFVIAAFAAQVVSAQEKSDNGINPLSLRPIHESNVMYKVSLWRRLDLNEKQNQPLFAKGGEITKHLIDGVKAGVLEPYDNDSVATKITLEEFTRRLTKKFEGGGLSKEEIEAGFGDEGATTAAGEDDGWGGGGEAKPASEETSQTSATSAASTEGYELFPSDLYIVEIKEDWIFDKQRSRQYFDIQTITIKIPSELSADGLEKELASFKYKELESYFRLNPNCIWYNAQNTAKHINLADALELRLFHGRIIKKSNAANKFLDEVYKTPKAALEKSQQLEYELMEFENNLWEF, from the coding sequence ATGAAAAAAATCAAAGTATTATCATTTGTAATTGCGGCTTTTGCTGCTCAGGTGGTATCAGCTCAGGAAAAGTCAGACAATGGCATCAACCCACTGTCGCTTCGTCCAATCCACGAGTCCAATGTAATGTACAAAGTTTCCCTTTGGAGAAGACTGGATTTGAACGAAAAGCAAAACCAACCACTTTTTGCCAAAGGCGGCGAAATCACCAAACACTTGATTGACGGTGTAAAAGCCGGTGTTTTGGAGCCTTATGACAATGATTCGGTAGCTACCAAAATCACTTTGGAAGAGTTTACCAGAAGGTTGACTAAAAAGTTTGAAGGTGGTGGACTTTCAAAAGAAGAAATCGAAGCCGGTTTTGGTGACGAAGGTGCAACTACTGCCGCCGGAGAAGATGACGGCTGGGGTGGAGGTGGTGAAGCAAAACCTGCTTCAGAAGAAACCTCACAAACCAGTGCTACTTCTGCCGCTTCAACTGAAGGGTATGAACTTTTCCCAAGCGACCTTTATATAGTTGAAATCAAAGAAGATTGGATTTTTGACAAACAAAGATCTCGTCAATATTTTGATATTCAAACGATTACTATCAAAATCCCAAGTGAATTATCAGCTGATGGTTTGGAAAAAGAACTGGCATCTTTCAAATACAAAGAATTGGAATCTTATTTCAGATTAAATCCAAATTGTATCTGGTACAATGCTCAAAACACTGCCAAGCACATCAATCTGGCTGATGCTCTTGAACTAAGACTGTTTCATGGTAGAATTATCAAAAAATCAAATGCAGCCAACAAATTCCTTGATGAAGTTTATAAAACTCCTAAGGCAGCATTGGAAAAATCACAGCAATTGGAATATGAATTGATGGAATTTGAAAACAACCTTTGGGAGTTTTAA
- the bla gene encoding subclass B1 metallo-beta-lactamase, which translates to MRTILNFCILFSIHFLGNAQTKLVSGNEDLIKFSEIKPNVFVHETYLNTQTWGKVGCNGLVYINGKEAVIFDTPTDSISTEELFKSLDKAGIKVKAVVVNHFHNDCLGGLKEFHKRNIPSYASNKTLELAKKDNVEIPKNGFDKEAKIKIGKKTVINYHPGGAHTHDNIVSYIPSEKVMFGGCMVKEMEAGKGFLGDADVKAWPQTIEKVKAKFPNVEYVIPGHGQYGGKELFEYTIKLFSEK; encoded by the coding sequence ATGAGAACAATTTTAAATTTTTGTATTTTATTTTCCATTCATTTTTTGGGAAATGCCCAAACCAAATTGGTCTCCGGAAATGAAGATTTAATAAAGTTTTCAGAGATCAAACCCAATGTCTTTGTGCATGAAACCTATCTCAACACCCAAACCTGGGGAAAAGTGGGTTGCAACGGTTTGGTTTATATAAATGGCAAAGAAGCCGTAATTTTTGATACGCCAACAGACAGTATCTCGACAGAAGAGCTTTTCAAATCACTGGACAAGGCCGGCATTAAAGTTAAAGCTGTAGTAGTCAATCATTTTCATAATGATTGTTTGGGTGGATTGAAGGAATTTCATAAGAGAAATATTCCAAGTTACGCATCCAATAAAACCCTGGAATTGGCAAAAAAAGACAATGTTGAAATCCCTAAAAACGGTTTTGACAAAGAAGCAAAAATCAAAATTGGTAAGAAGACCGTCATAAACTATCATCCTGGAGGAGCACACACCCACGACAATATTGTAAGTTATATCCCATCGGAAAAGGTGATGTTTGGGGGTTGCATGGTCAAGGAGATGGAGGCCGGAAAGGGCTTCTTAGGTGATGCCGATGTAAAAGCCTGGCCCCAGACCATCGAAAAAGTGAAGGCTAAGTTTCCAAATGTAGAATATGTGATTCCGGGACATGGCCAATATGGAGGAAAAGAGCTGTTTGAATATACGATAAAGCTATTTTCAGAGAAATAA
- a CDS encoding class I SAM-dependent methyltransferase: protein MKKIWINILIKSFVIGITIFWIIILSNFNTYAQHHQNASNEMMHKTSTRDLIRNFESPERDAYQKPELVLNHLGKLKGKTIMDIGAGSGYFSIKMAQKGAKVIAADVNDEFLDFINERINKDQVENVVTRKIPFDKPLLTDNESDMVLVVNTYHHIEHRSEYFSKVKKGTKKSGELVIIDFFKSEVPVGPPVEHKISIDQVVAELKKAGYTKFSVNVDLLPYQYIIKAK from the coding sequence ATGAAAAAAATTTGGATCAATATTCTAATCAAATCATTTGTAATAGGAATAACCATTTTTTGGATAATTATTCTATCCAATTTTAACACCTACGCCCAACACCACCAAAATGCATCCAATGAAATGATGCACAAAACATCCACAAGAGATTTAATTAGAAATTTTGAATCGCCGGAAAGAGATGCTTATCAAAAGCCGGAACTGGTTCTGAATCATTTGGGTAAACTGAAAGGAAAAACCATCATGGACATCGGTGCAGGAAGTGGATATTTTTCTATAAAAATGGCCCAAAAAGGAGCAAAAGTGATAGCTGCAGATGTCAATGACGAGTTTTTGGATTTTATCAATGAAAGAATTAATAAAGACCAAGTCGAAAACGTGGTTACGAGAAAAATTCCATTTGACAAACCCCTACTTACTGATAATGAATCAGATATGGTTTTGGTTGTAAATACCTATCACCACATCGAGCACCGCTCAGAATATTTTTCAAAAGTAAAAAAAGGAACTAAAAAGAGTGGTGAGCTGGTAATTATCGATTTTTTTAAATCCGAAGTACCTGTGGGTCCACCTGTTGAACATAAAATATCGATTGACCAAGTGGTAGCCGAGTTAAAAAAAGCCGGTTACACAAAGTTTTCTGTAAATGTAGATTTACTGCCTTATCAATACATTATTAAAGCAAAATGA
- a CDS encoding AhpC/TSA family protein, protein MSKKIWLVLSFLSLLACKSNASDSKYPVKISGTITNSVSGKIYLERLNDRNIGTKIDSVALSGNTFKFETSIPEPGIYQLNIANEQVIGLILDGGEVLSIVADGSSTPDKAATANVQGSKNMTLFNEVMAEMQKFSSQRNSLESQFQNAKAEADRNKIRTQYQTAEVEMKKVIYPKIQELGTSMAGIIAANNFLNPETDFEYLSQLKTRLEQEGKNHFFAKMFIQTINQKSAGTIGSIAPDFELATLDGKKVKLSSLKGKTVILDFWATWCGPCIMSFPGMKKAVEKYKDRDDVVFLFVNTFERVAEDQWKDHVNKFITNRGFSFMNPVLDIGNQTSMIYGVEGIPAKFCIDKEGKIKHKGSGYLGSTEAVYNEMVEWIEK, encoded by the coding sequence ATGAGCAAAAAAATATGGTTGGTACTTAGTTTTTTGAGTCTGTTGGCTTGCAAATCCAACGCTTCGGATTCCAAATATCCCGTAAAAATTTCGGGAACGATCACTAATAGTGTTTCCGGAAAGATTTATCTTGAAAGACTTAATGATAGAAATATTGGTACTAAAATAGACTCGGTGGCATTGTCGGGCAATACATTTAAATTTGAAACCAGCATCCCTGAGCCGGGAATTTATCAATTAAACATCGCCAATGAGCAGGTAATTGGTTTAATACTGGATGGTGGCGAAGTATTGAGTATCGTAGCCGACGGCTCCAGCACACCTGATAAAGCCGCTACGGCCAACGTGCAAGGCTCAAAAAACATGACGCTTTTTAATGAAGTGATGGCAGAAATGCAGAAATTTTCAAGTCAAAGAAATAGTCTGGAAAGTCAGTTCCAAAACGCAAAAGCTGAGGCAGATAGAAATAAAATCAGAACACAATATCAGACTGCCGAGGTGGAAATGAAGAAAGTCATTTATCCTAAAATACAGGAACTGGGCACATCGATGGCCGGAATAATAGCTGCCAACAATTTTCTGAATCCTGAGACAGATTTCGAATATCTTTCTCAATTAAAAACCCGATTGGAACAGGAAGGTAAAAATCATTTTTTTGCAAAAATGTTTATTCAAACCATCAATCAAAAAAGTGCCGGCACAATTGGTAGCATTGCTCCTGATTTTGAACTGGCAACTTTAGATGGAAAAAAAGTAAAACTTTCATCTCTAAAAGGCAAAACGGTGATTCTTGACTTTTGGGCTACCTGGTGCGGGCCTTGTATCATGTCTTTTCCGGGTATGAAAAAAGCAGTTGAAAAATACAAAGACCGTGACGATGTGGTTTTCCTTTTTGTAAATACATTTGAAAGAGTCGCTGAAGATCAATGGAAAGACCATGTAAATAAATTCATAACCAACCGCGGGTTTTCGTTTATGAATCCGGTATTGGATATTGGTAATCAAACTTCTATGATTTATGGTGTGGAAGGTATTCCTGCGAAATTCTGCATCGATAAGGAAGGAAAAATTAAGCATAAAGGTTCCGGTTATCTCGGCAGCACAGAAGCTGTTTATAATGAGATGGTCGAATGGATCGAAAAATAA
- a CDS encoding pyrroline-5-carboxylate reductase — protein sequence MKIAIVGCGNMGMAFARSFIQYDLVKKDHLLLIEKSTERCESLKKSKEGIVVDTINESVGDSDLVILSVKPQDFSSVASELKNFLKPEQVVLSIMAGITMSRIREELNHKLVVRAMPNTPAMLGQGITGFCAAEGIGFSKLLKIENLINATGRSVYIEDENMLDAVTAVSGSGPAYFYYVVKHMVEAAMKLGFDEGMARLLVKQTMLGSYHLINNAEQSLDDLIKAVASKGGTTEAALKTFGEFNVGEGIETGIINAEKRAKELSK from the coding sequence ATGAAAATAGCCATCGTAGGCTGCGGAAATATGGGAATGGCCTTTGCCAGGTCGTTTATACAGTATGATTTGGTAAAAAAAGACCATTTGCTTTTGATAGAAAAAAGCACTGAAAGGTGCGAAAGCCTCAAAAAAAGTAAAGAGGGAATTGTGGTGGATACCATCAATGAATCAGTAGGGGATTCTGATCTCGTTATTCTTTCAGTCAAACCCCAGGATTTTAGCTCTGTCGCTTCTGAATTAAAGAATTTTCTTAAACCTGAGCAGGTGGTATTGTCAATTATGGCAGGTATCACTATGTCCAGAATCAGGGAAGAGCTCAATCATAAACTCGTAGTAAGAGCAATGCCCAACACCCCTGCCATGCTTGGTCAGGGAATTACCGGATTCTGTGCTGCTGAAGGTATCGGATTTTCGAAACTTTTAAAGATTGAAAACCTAATCAACGCCACAGGCCGGTCAGTATATATCGAAGACGAAAACATGCTTGATGCCGTAACGGCCGTAAGTGGCAGTGGGCCGGCGTATTTTTATTATGTCGTAAAACACATGGTCGAGGCCGCCATGAAACTGGGCTTTGATGAAGGTATGGCCCGCCTCCTTGTAAAACAAACCATGCTGGGCTCCTATCACCTGATAAACAATGCCGAACAAAGCCTCGATGACCTGATCAAGGCAGTAGCCTCAAAAGGTGGCACAACCGAAGCCGCACTAAAAACCTTTGGGGAATTTAACGTAGGAGAAGGAATCGAAACCGGAATTATTAACGCTGAAAAAAGAGCTAAAGAACTTTCTAAATGA